The following are from one region of the Silene latifolia isolate original U9 population chromosome 9, ASM4854445v1, whole genome shotgun sequence genome:
- the LOC141598457 gene encoding putative WRKY transcription factor 14 isoform X1: protein MDNYLGDLADIVRASGGVVNNSTITTTARSSDPVSGWDFGEPNSSSRNQQSYELHDLYPFPDPLVQDVDALTTPLPFLENGNNISTGGPMQQVCASAQTSNLRNMYSCSKIVQISPIMATSSPKVAKTCFGLLSNEMMSSVDNGSCSIPKDRSNAGVEISSPPNSGIKRSRKSQAKKVVCIPAAAAANSRQTGEVVPSDLWAWRKYGQKPIKGSPYPRGYYRCSSSKGCSARKQVERSRTDPNMLVVTYTSEHNHPWPTQRNALAGSSRSQPSNKGTTPLSSPNLKGAEGVLIKKEINNKEVNHEDDIDTGMVNMPLLDVRNSSRNTTTTTTITTTTLPCTKEETEELGIQMENKIEENSNKGYDGDQEINNYYRPTIMQETNCEAQYSQDFFTNLVEFEGDDPLNILFTQDTNKGSDPFSGFFDWTQNVPNHSGDYDLNNASTSE from the exons GACTTTGGTGAGCCAAATAGTTCAAGTAGAAACCAACAGTCATACGAGCTTCATGATCTATACCCATTCCCGGATCCTCTTGTTCAAGATGTCGATGCCTTAACAACCCCCCTACCTTTCCTGGAGAATGGAAATAATATAAGTACTGGTGGGCCGATGCAGCAGGTTTGTGCATCGGCCCAAACAAGTAACTTGCGTAACATGTACTCTTGTTCAAAAATAGTTCAGATATCACCGATAATGGCAACTTCTTCACCTAAGGTTGCGAAGACGTGTTTCGGGTTGTTGTCGAATGAGATGATGAGTAGCGTTGATAATGGAAGTTGCAGCATTCCTAAAGATAGGTCAAATGCCGGAGTTGAGATCTCTTCACCACCAAATTCGGGCATTAAAAGAAG CAGGAAAAGCCAAGCGAAGAAAGTAGTGTGTATACCAGCAGCAGCGGCAGCAAATAGCAGGCAAACAGGAGAAGTTGTACCTTCTGATTTGTGGGCATGGAGGAAATACGGCCAAAAACCCATCAAAGGTTCTCCTTATCCTAG GGGATATTACAGATGTAGTAGTTCAAAGGGGTGCTCAGCAAGAAAGCAAGTGGAAAGAAGTAGAACAGACCCAAATATGTTGGTAGTAACTTACACTTCGGAGCACAATCACCCTTGGCCAACTCAAAGGAATGCCCTTGCTGGTTCTTCCAGGTCCCAGCCTTCTAATAAAGGGACTACTCCGCTCTCTTCACCAAACCTAAAAG GAGCAGAGGGAGTACTAATTAAGAAAGAGATTAATAATAAGGAAGTTAATCATGAAGACGATATTGACACGGGAATGGTAAACATGCCATTATTGGATGTACGTAATTCAAGCAGAAACACCACTACAACGACGACAATAACAACCACAACGTTGCCATGTACCAAAGAAGAAACTGAAGAGCTTGGAATACAAATGGAAAACAAAATAGAGGAAAATAGTAACAAAGGTTATGACGGGGATCAAGAGATTAATAATTATTATCGTCCAACAATTATGCAAGAAACAAATTGTGAGGCACAATACAGTCAAGATTTTTTCACGAATTTAGTAGAATTTGAAGGTGATGATCCTCTCAATATCTTGTTCACCCAAGACACTAATAAGGGATCTGACCCATTTAGCGGGTTTTTCGATTGGACACAAAATGTTCCGAACCACAGCGGAGATTACGATCTAAACAATGCCTCGACAAGTGAATAA
- the LOC141598457 gene encoding putative WRKY transcription factor 14 isoform X2 — MDNYLGDLADIVRASGGVVNNSTITTTARSSDPVSGWDFGEPNSSSRNQQSYELHDLYPFPDPLVQDVDALTTPLPFLENGNNISTGGPMQQVCASAQTSNLRNMYSCSKIVQISPIMATSSPKVAKTCFGLLSNEMMSSVDNGSCSIPKDRSNAGVEISSPPNSGIKRRKSQAKKVVCIPAAAAANSRQTGEVVPSDLWAWRKYGQKPIKGSPYPRGYYRCSSSKGCSARKQVERSRTDPNMLVVTYTSEHNHPWPTQRNALAGSSRSQPSNKGTTPLSSPNLKGAEGVLIKKEINNKEVNHEDDIDTGMVNMPLLDVRNSSRNTTTTTTITTTTLPCTKEETEELGIQMENKIEENSNKGYDGDQEINNYYRPTIMQETNCEAQYSQDFFTNLVEFEGDDPLNILFTQDTNKGSDPFSGFFDWTQNVPNHSGDYDLNNASTSE, encoded by the exons GACTTTGGTGAGCCAAATAGTTCAAGTAGAAACCAACAGTCATACGAGCTTCATGATCTATACCCATTCCCGGATCCTCTTGTTCAAGATGTCGATGCCTTAACAACCCCCCTACCTTTCCTGGAGAATGGAAATAATATAAGTACTGGTGGGCCGATGCAGCAGGTTTGTGCATCGGCCCAAACAAGTAACTTGCGTAACATGTACTCTTGTTCAAAAATAGTTCAGATATCACCGATAATGGCAACTTCTTCACCTAAGGTTGCGAAGACGTGTTTCGGGTTGTTGTCGAATGAGATGATGAGTAGCGTTGATAATGGAAGTTGCAGCATTCCTAAAGATAGGTCAAATGCCGGAGTTGAGATCTCTTCACCACCAAATTCGGGCATTAAAAGAAG GAAAAGCCAAGCGAAGAAAGTAGTGTGTATACCAGCAGCAGCGGCAGCAAATAGCAGGCAAACAGGAGAAGTTGTACCTTCTGATTTGTGGGCATGGAGGAAATACGGCCAAAAACCCATCAAAGGTTCTCCTTATCCTAG GGGATATTACAGATGTAGTAGTTCAAAGGGGTGCTCAGCAAGAAAGCAAGTGGAAAGAAGTAGAACAGACCCAAATATGTTGGTAGTAACTTACACTTCGGAGCACAATCACCCTTGGCCAACTCAAAGGAATGCCCTTGCTGGTTCTTCCAGGTCCCAGCCTTCTAATAAAGGGACTACTCCGCTCTCTTCACCAAACCTAAAAG GAGCAGAGGGAGTACTAATTAAGAAAGAGATTAATAATAAGGAAGTTAATCATGAAGACGATATTGACACGGGAATGGTAAACATGCCATTATTGGATGTACGTAATTCAAGCAGAAACACCACTACAACGACGACAATAACAACCACAACGTTGCCATGTACCAAAGAAGAAACTGAAGAGCTTGGAATACAAATGGAAAACAAAATAGAGGAAAATAGTAACAAAGGTTATGACGGGGATCAAGAGATTAATAATTATTATCGTCCAACAATTATGCAAGAAACAAATTGTGAGGCACAATACAGTCAAGATTTTTTCACGAATTTAGTAGAATTTGAAGGTGATGATCCTCTCAATATCTTGTTCACCCAAGACACTAATAAGGGATCTGACCCATTTAGCGGGTTTTTCGATTGGACACAAAATGTTCCGAACCACAGCGGAGATTACGATCTAAACAATGCCTCGACAAGTGAATAA